A stretch of the Lolium perenne isolate Kyuss_39 chromosome 3, Kyuss_2.0, whole genome shotgun sequence genome encodes the following:
- the LOC127339157 gene encoding chitinase CLP-like, translated as MFLIRNSANPLSPVSFANTTTTPCSSGTTTTVTLSANTTNGANPLSPVSFAATATCAAAPSGTAAVAGLGRSSASFPARVASTQKVANSFALCLPSDGRTGFSGNGVGAAIFGGGPFYLAPPADREAITTLLSDPVPLRQPFAGNPGYFVTATGGIAIDGSVAAAGPLVVGLSTTVTYTQLRANVYSRVIAAFDRALGQTAKVAAVAPFELCYDASKLGSSLSGYSVPQVDVLLEGGTNFTVVGGNSMAQVNTNTACFAFLKAATTTGPPVLIGGFQLENRLVALDNAKQQLSFTGYLPARGFSCSNFNFTRAG; from the coding sequence aacagtgccAACCCGCTGTCCCCGGTCTCCTTCGCCAACACCACCACGACTCCGTGCAGCAGCGGGACCACCACGACCGTGACGCTCTCCGCCAACACCACCAACGGTGCCAACCCGCTGTCCCCGGTCTccttcgccgccaccgccacctgcGCGGCGGCTCCGTCCGGTACCGCCGCCGTCGCGGGGCTCGGGCGCTCCAGCGCTTCGTTCCCGGCGCGGGTCGCCAGCACGCAGAAGGTGGCCAACTCCTTCGCGCTCTGCCTCCCGAGCGACGGCAGGACCGGGTTCAGCGGCAACGGCGTGGGCGCGGCCATCTTCGGCGGCGGCCCGTTCTACCTCGCCCCGCCCGCCGACCGCGAGGCCATCACCACGCTCCTCTCCGACCCGGTCCCGCTCCGCCAGCCCTTCGCCGGGAACCCCGGCTACTTCGTCACGGCCACCGGCGGCATCGCCATCGACGgctccgtcgccgccgccggcccgCTCGTCGTCGGcctctccaccaccgtcacctaCACGCAGCTCCGCGCCAACGTGTACAGCCGCGTCATCGCGGCCTTCGACCGCGCGCTGGGCCAGACCGCCAAGGTCGCCGCCGTGGCACCGTTCGAGCTCTGCTACGACGCGTCCAAGCTCGGCTCGTCACTGTCGGGCTACTCCGTGCCGCAGGTGGACGTGCTGCTCGAGGGCGGGACCAACTTCACGGTGGTCGGCGGCAACTCCATGGCGCAGGTGAACACCAACACGGCGTGCTTCGCGTTCCTCAAGGCGGCGACCACCACGGGGCCGCCGGTGCTCATTGGAGGGTTCCAGCTCGAGAACAGGCTCGTGGCGCTCGACAACGCCAAGCAGCAGCTCAGCTTCACCGGCTACCTCCCCGCCAGAGGCTTCTCATGCAGCAACTTCAACTTCACCAGGGCGGGCTAG